In Candidatus Paceibacterota bacterium, one genomic interval encodes:
- the ribH gene encoding 6,7-dimethyl-8-ribityllumazine synthase has product MLKPIKSRRFRAGDARFAIVASRYNGRYVDSMLRAAAAELKRAGARGVQVVRVPGAYEIPLVAARLARAGSLHAPRTTHHASPFSAIICLGVILRGETVHAAHIGEAVSRTLMEIQVAHEVPVIHEVLLLENEDQARARCLDPKRNRGREAAQTALAMAQVMASLRSGVSAERR; this is encoded by the coding sequence ATGCTGAAACCGATCAAGTCGAGACGATTCCGGGCAGGCGACGCGCGGTTTGCCATAGTGGCCTCGCGTTACAACGGGCGCTATGTGGATAGCATGCTGCGGGCGGCGGCAGCGGAGTTGAAGCGCGCGGGGGCGCGAGGCGTCCAGGTGGTGCGGGTGCCGGGAGCATACGAGATTCCCCTGGTGGCGGCGCGCCTCGCCCGGGCCGGCTCCCTCCACGCACCACGCACCACGCACCACGCGTCGCCTTTCAGCGCCATCATCTGCCTCGGGGTCATCCTTCGCGGCGAAACCGTCCACGCCGCGCACATCGGGGAGGCGGTGAGCCGGACGCTGATGGAGATCCAGGTGGCACACGAGGTGCCGGTGATCCACGAGGTGCTGCTGCTGGAGAACGAGGACCAGGCGCGCGCCCGCTGCCTCGACCCGAAGCGCAACCGGGGCCGGGAGGCGGCCCAGACCGCGCTGGCGATGGCGCAGGTGATGGCCAGCCTGCGTAGCGGCGTCTCGGCAGAGCGCCGCTGA
- a CDS encoding bifunctional 3,4-dihydroxy-2-butanone-4-phosphate synthase/GTP cyclohydrolase II, which translates to MTQRFNSIESVAADLRRGKMVIVVDDADRENEGDLIMAGQFVTPTAVNFMAKHGRGLICVPTTSERLQQLGIERMVHQNRETFKTDFQVSVDAARGITSGISAADRAETIRVMADPTAVPEDLVQPGHVFPLRARPGGVLQRAGHTEAAVDLVHLASCRPIGVICEIMSDDGTMARLPQLVRFARKHRLKICSIADLIQFRREREKLVERVEVVKLPTEYGDFDLHLYRSKIEGQHHLALVCGEVAGKRNVLVRVHSECLTGDVFGSRRCDCGPQLHQAMRQVAEAGCGVVIYMRQEGRGIGLAPKIKAYKLQEQGYDTVEANQKLGYDMDLREYGLGAQILADLGLRKIRLLTNNPRKIVGLEGYGLEIVEQVPIRVKPNPHNAHYLKTKRDKLGHLL; encoded by the coding sequence ATGACGCAGCGGTTTAACTCCATCGAATCGGTCGCCGCCGACCTGCGGCGCGGGAAGATGGTGATTGTAGTAGACGACGCCGATCGCGAGAACGAAGGCGACCTGATCATGGCCGGCCAATTCGTGACGCCGACGGCGGTGAACTTCATGGCCAAACACGGGCGCGGCTTGATTTGCGTGCCCACCACCTCGGAACGCCTCCAGCAACTGGGCATCGAACGCATGGTGCACCAGAACCGGGAAACGTTCAAAACGGACTTCCAGGTCAGCGTGGATGCGGCGCGCGGGATCACCTCGGGCATTAGCGCCGCCGATCGGGCAGAGACGATCCGGGTGATGGCCGACCCCACCGCGGTGCCGGAAGACCTGGTGCAACCGGGGCACGTGTTCCCGCTGCGGGCGCGGCCGGGCGGCGTGCTGCAGCGGGCGGGGCACACCGAAGCGGCGGTGGACCTGGTGCACCTGGCGAGCTGCCGGCCCATCGGGGTGATCTGCGAGATCATGAGCGACGACGGCACCATGGCGCGGCTGCCCCAATTGGTAAGGTTCGCCCGGAAACACCGGCTGAAGATCTGTTCCATCGCCGACCTCATCCAGTTCCGCCGCGAGCGGGAGAAACTGGTGGAGCGGGTGGAAGTGGTAAAGCTGCCCACAGAATACGGGGATTTCGACCTGCACCTCTACCGATCGAAGATCGAGGGGCAGCACCATTTGGCGCTGGTATGCGGCGAGGTCGCGGGGAAACGAAACGTGCTGGTTCGGGTCCACAGCGAGTGTTTGACGGGGGACGTCTTCGGATCGAGGCGGTGCGATTGCGGGCCGCAGTTGCACCAGGCCATGCGGCAGGTGGCGGAGGCGGGGTGCGGCGTGGTGATTTACATGCGCCAGGAAGGCCGGGGCATCGGCCTGGCGCCCAAAATCAAGGCCTACAAGCTCCAGGAACAAGGCTACGACACCGTCGAGGCCAACCAGAAACTCGGCTACGACATGGACCTGCGCGAATACGGATTGGGCGCGCAAATCCTGGCGGACCTGGGCCTTCGCAAGATTCGGTTGCTGACGAATAACCCGCGCAAGATTGTGGGGCTGGAAGGCTACGGCCTCGAAATCGTCGAGCAGGTCCCAATCCGGGTCAAACCCAACCCGCACAACGCGCACTATCTCAAAACCAAGCGCGACAAGCTCGGACACCTATTGTGA